A genomic region of Aspergillus oryzae RIB40 DNA, chromosome 1 contains the following coding sequences:
- a CDS encoding uncharacterized protein (predicted protein), with amino-acid sequence MQFTTIINVALLVAGSLGYANNCKGSSNSPSITDCQEAIRRIDESSSYGDGAEFSVGNCYMVYATNGAGEHKVDGKTIRNTAQSILDSCGHHKGSYGTNNDCDSCHVTVNYRAPKKF; translated from the exons ATGCAATTCACtaccatcatcaacgtcgCACTCCTTGTGGCTGGCAGCCTGGGCTACGCCAACAA CTGCAAGGGCTCCAGCAATTCTCCCAGCATTACCGACTGCCAGGAGGCTATTCGCAGGATCGACGAGAGTTCATCCTACGGCGACGGGGCTGAGTTCTCCGTCGGAAACTGCTACATGGTCTATGCCACTAACGGTGCTGGTGAACACAAGGTCGACGGCAAGACCATCCGTAACACAGCACAATCGATCCTGGACTCATGTGGCCACCACAAGGGAAGCTACGGCACCAACAACGACTGTGACTCTTGCCACGTTACTGTCAACTACAGGGCTCCTAAGAAGTTCTAA
- a CDS encoding uncharacterized protein (predicted protein) yields the protein MVVSCVHAFNSQFSQTQQVVRSASRAPTTQFQCDQGATPESGFSISPSGLLEFQGSSEFLACDTGQNGGRNIHVTPSKDLGQCVIVELKADSCAPSASTAPSASPSSSKSCPTTLSSGNFEFPHLIIPVDSKSPNTAFGTSFNGKVTSAISSIFNFDIPQADSGKMCNLVFLFPQKADLQTSSFSFSGDGKINFSKLSKAATTSTTFKNAPSVSQNLGDITISPGHSFVVSTFSCPAGEAIAFEMKNAGTTDLELFEDFNPSP from the exons ATGGTAGTTAGTTGTGTTCATGCATTTAATTCGCAGTTCAGTCAGACACAGCAAGTCGTAAGATCGGCGAGCCGTG CCCCAACTACTCAGTTCCAGTGCGATCAGGGTGCCACACCTGAGTCGGGCTTCTCTATTAGCCCATCTGGCCTGCTAGAGTTTCAAGGCAGTTCTGAATTCCTCGCTTGTGACACTGGTCAGAACGGTGGTAGGAACATCCACGTCACTCCAAGCAAGGACCTCGGCCAGTGCGTAATAGTCGAGCTGAAGGCCGACTCATGCGCGCCTTCAGCCTCCACTGCCCCGTCAGCCAgtccatcctccagcaagaGCTGTCCCACCACGCTATCATCAGGAAATTTCGAGTTTCCTCACCTGATCATCCCTGTCGACTCAAAGTCTCCTAACACCGCATTCGGCACCTCATTCAATGGCAAGGTGACCTCAGCCATCTCAAGCATATTCAACTTCGATATTCCGCAGGCCgattctggaaagatgtGCAACTTAGTCTTCCTATTTCCCCAGAAGGCTGACCTTCAGACGTCatccttcagcttcagcgGTGATGGCAAGATCAACTTTTCCAAGCTCTCCAAGGCTGCTACTACCTCGACTACCTTTAAAAACGCTCCCTCTGTCTCCCAGAACTTAGGTGATATCACTATCTCACCTGGACATTCATTTGTCGTCTCAACCTTCTCGTGCCCTGCTGGTGAAGCTATTGCCTTCGAGATGAAAAATGCTGGTACCACCGACCTTGAGCTCTTTGAAGACTTCAACCCTTCTCCGTGA
- a CDS encoding acyl-CoA thioesterase (predicted protein), whose amino-acid sequence MGHLMWCLGLVLGLSLKNLPFMWHFRFFGALAMGYLTRRRSGYALQQRHIFLLAVVRSRSSATEGDFNIHKSNSTYITDLDVSRAHLSGLLFAPILLQIKSSVHCNLIVSAISCTFHREIKPFQRYEIWTRVASWDDKWIYMVTHFVDTSKSCPSCYVMQAHTSTNRKMRVPAPHKKEHHEVVFASAVTRMVFKSGRLTVPPKRALEICGLLSAPAAESPMATSCPGPGAGVTESATGFNEWTVEEMAVYKETNLPIVRLERGWDAVRELFREDQSVLAEYRDFMW is encoded by the exons ATGGGACACCTGATGTGGTGCCTCGGCCTTGTACTAGGCCTGAGTCTCAAGAATTTACCTTTCATGTGGCAT TTTCGATTTTTTGGTGCCCTCGCAATGGGCTACCTCACTCGCCGAAGGTCAGGCTATGCGCTCCAACAACGCCATATCTTTCTACTGGCAGTGGTCAGATCACGGTCTTCAGCAACTGAAGGGGACTTCAACATTCATAAGTCCAATTCCACCTACATCACTGATCTTGATGTATCGAGAGCGCACCTCAGTGGGTTGCTCTTTGCGCCCATCCTGTTGCAAATCAAGTCTTCGGTGCATTGCAACTTGATAGTCAGCGCGATTTCGTGCACGTTTCATCGAGAAATCAAGCCATTCCAACGATACGAAATTTGGACCAGAGTTGCTAGCTGGGATGATAAGTGGATTTATATGGTCACACATTTTGTTGATACTAGCAAATCTTGTCCCAGTTGCTATGTCATGCAGGCCCATACTTCGACCAACAGGAAGATGAGAGTTCCAGCACCTCATAAAAAAGAACACCACGAAGTTGTGTTTGCATCTGCTGTGACCCGGATGGTGTTTAAAAGTGGCCGCTTGACTGTACCTCCAAAGCGTGCTTTGGAGATCTGCGGTCTCCTATCGGCTCCGGCGGCCGAGTCCCCGATGGCAACGTCCTGTCCAGGTCCCGGGGCTGGGGTGACAGAGTCAGCTACCGGCTTCAATGAATGGACAGTAGAAGAAATGGCAGTGTATAAAGAGACAAATCTCCCAATCGTGCGGCTCGAGAGGGGTTGGGATGCTGTGCGTGAGCTTTTCCGCGAAGATCAGTCAGTGTTGGCCGAGTACAGGGATTTTATGTGGTGA
- a CDS encoding enoyl-CoA hydratase/isomerase family protein (enoyl-CoA hydratase/isomerase), whose product MAEEDLVRLDINGIFAVITLNNPKKSNALTQSLYYRLASLLREAEDNSDVYVTVLIGEGAFFSAGADLKGKPPSMEDMLSRPHWLPKLVNNNIDVARAFYSHSKILVTALNGPVIGLSAALISHSDFIYAVFDAWLMTPFTSLGLVAEGGSSVAFVQRMGQGKANEALLLGRKIPVSELAQVGFVNKVFESKGNFREQVMGYLQQTFGEHLVKSSLLGTKALMRRRLVREQDEQAPLEMFGGLDRFFQGIPQAKMGEALSKSKTYRL is encoded by the exons ATGGCTGAAGAGGATCTTGTTCGCCTGGACATCAACGGCATCTTTGCCGTCATCACATTGAACAACCCAAAAAAGTCCAACGCCTTGACGCAGAGCCTGTATTATCGCCTCGCAAGCTTGCTTCGAGAGGCTGAAGATAACTCAGACGTTTATGTCACCGTCTTAATTGGCGAGGGCGCCTTTTTCTCCGC AGGGGCCGACCTCAAGGGAAAGCCACCATCTATGGAGGACATGTTGTCTCGCCCTCACTGGCTTCCTAAATTAGTGAATAACAACATCGACGTGGCGAGAGCGTTCTACAGTCATTCGAAGATTCTGGTCACGGCGCTGAATGGACCGGTCATAGGGCTTTCTGCCGCGTTGATATCGCACTCGGATTTCATCTACGCGGTATTCGATGCTTGGCTGATGACTCCTTTCACCTCTCTCGGCCTCGTTGCCGAGGGCGGCTCTAGTGTCGCCTTTGTGCAGCGGATGGGTCAGGGAAAAGCAAACGAGGCACTCCTTCTCGGCAGGAAGATTCCCGTCAGTGAGTTGGCTCAGGTTGGTTTTGTGAACAAGGTCTTCGAAAGCAAAGGCAACTTCCGTGAGCAGGTGATGGGGTACCTGCAGCAGACGTTCGGCGAACATTTGGTGAAGTCGAGTCTTCTGGGGACAAAGGCTTTGATGCGTCGTCGCTTGGTTCGGGAGCAGGACGAACAAGCGCCGCTCGAGATGTTTGGTGGCCTCGACCGTTTCTTCCAGGGTATCCCGCAGGCAAAGATGGGAGAGGCTCTGTCCAAGAGCAAGACTTATCGACTTTGA
- a CDS encoding uncharacterized protein (predicted protein), whose protein sequence is MNPLGLPADEWTSTVLRRAKDAATNTNRILGNMIGDDMISNSQAMVCIALVPALQIHLLDATSEKQMVQRMGRHNLEFCMMVIEELKSVYFGAEILSRMFTKAKNWILYRTFAPATAPREHMPQSSRDSTIGSIPEPPNDARQDDVEIFDAFVTMLSPFAPLSAGGPFDNDEYVLSIVLDPLVSRLPMTISAR, encoded by the exons ATGAATCCCCTTGGTCTCCCTGCGGATGAATGGACATCAACTGTTCTGCGGAGGGCCAAAGATGCTGCGACGAACACCAACAGGATCCTTGGCAACATGATCGGTGATGACATGATAAGCAACAGCCAAGCGATGGT CTGCATTGCCTTGGTTCCCGCATTGCAAATCCATCTGCTTGACGCCACGTCTGAGAAGCAGATGGTGCAACGTATGGGCCGCCACAACCTTGAGTTTTGCATGATGGTCATCGAAGAGCTCAAATCTGTGTACTTTGGCGCTGAAATACTCTCGAGGATGTTCACCAAGGCAAAGAACTGGATACTCTACCGGACGTTTGCCCCCGCAACAGCTCCCAGGGAACATATGCCTCAGTCATCGCGTGATTCCACGATTGGTTCTATTCCAGAGCCACCAAATGATGCACGTCAGGACGATGTGGAGATATTCGATGCCTTCGTGACAATGTTGAGTCCCTTTGCCCCATTATCAGCTGGCGGACCCTTCGATAACGACGAGTACGTTTTAAGCATTGTTCTGGACCCCCTTGTATCTCGCCTCCCTATGACCATCTCTGCTCGGTGA
- a CDS encoding zinc-dependent alcohol dehydrogenase family protein (zinc-binding oxidoreductase), translating into MSFCFGFQGIAQKFLLTGLYPFPLKDGHVPLSDGAGVVAAVGSRVHRFRVGDRVATLFHQDHLAGPLDAKSRTSALGSSLDGGVFTEHGLVNVQENLSLLEASSLPSAALTAWNALYGLEGMVSRQGDTVLTEGTGGVSIFAMQFAKSAGAKVTATTSTAQKAERPKELGADYRGEPAKNSTPNEERVSAVVEVGGPASLRQALTALKFDGSISMVGSVGGFVDPGSNTEEPTFFDTAIHSCTVRGIAVGSRLRFEDTNRAIEVNDLHPVLDRQTFKLEEARDAYQYI; encoded by the exons ATGTCGTTCTGCTTTGGTTTTCAAGGTATCGCCCAAAAGTTTTTGCTCACG GGCTTGTATCCTTTTCCGCTCAAAGACGGTCACGTTCCTCTATCTGATGGCGCAGGTGTCGTTGCCGCCGTCGGGTCTCGCGTACACCGATTCAGAGTCGGTGACCGGGTGGCAACTTTATTCCATCAAGATCATCTAGCCGGACCTCTCGACGCGAAGAGCCGCACCAGCGCCCTCGGTAGTTCTCTCGACGGC GGCGTATTTACGGAACATGGCCTCGTCAATGTTCAGGAGAATCTAAGCTTGTTGGAGGCTTCATCTCTGCCATCCGCTGCATTGACTGCTTGGAATGCCCTTTACGGCCTTGAAGGTATGGTATCGAGGCAGGGTGACACTGTCCTTACTGAAGGCACAGGAGGTGTGAGTATCTTCGCCATGCAG TTTGCCAAATCTGCCGGTGCTAAAGTTACTGCAACGACATCGACAGCCCAAAAGGCAGAACGGCCCAAGGAACTTGGCGCCGACTAC CGGGGCGAGCCTGCCAAGAACTCGACCCCTAACGAGGAGCGGGTTTCCGCCGTTGTTGAGGTAGGAGGTCCAGCATCTCTGAGACAG GCGCTCACTGCCTTGAAGTTCGATGGCTCGATCTCGATGGTAGGATCAGTCGGTGGATTTGTTGACCCTGGAAGCAACACCGAGGAACCGACATTCTTCGATACGGCCATTCATTCTTGCACTGTGCGAGGCATAGCGGTTGGATCCAGGCTACGGTTTGAGGATACGAATCGCGCCATCGAAGTAAATGATCTCCATCCCGTTTTGGATAGACAGACATtcaagctggaagaggccaGAGATGCCTACCAATATATTTGA
- a CDS encoding uncharacterized protein (predicted protein): MPLVTATTAVLPDERDDGLGLMPISVPYQSTRPTSEAKSLFLRTGSSSPAAISERIYRPCLERVVFLLTSDCDLLRTDLSLPSYQDVHVPHLASKITMDLDKLVQHLAANATCLGPVPGIRKAAVDSSIRESIITV, from the coding sequence ATGCCGCTTGTGACCGCAACGACCGCAGTACTTCCGGACGAGCGGGACGATGGCCTCGGGCTGATGCCGATTTCTGTGCCGTACCAGTCAACTCGGCCGACCTCAGAAGCCAAGTCCCTCTTCCTACGGACGGGAAGTTCCAGCCCGGCTGCAATATCAGAAAGGATTTACAGACCTTGTCTAGAGCGTGTGGTGTTCCTTTTGACCTCTGACTGTGATTTGCTAAGGACGGATTTGTCACTACCAAGTTATCAAGATGTCCATGTTCCGCACTTGGCTTCAAAGATCACCATGGATCTTGATAAGCTAGTCCAGCATCTCGCGGCAAATGCGACATGTCTTGGTCCAGTCCCAGGTATTCGAAAGGCCGCTGTGGACTCTTCCATTCGGGAATCCATTATCACCGTCTGA
- a CDS encoding uncharacterized protein (uncharacterized conserved protein), translating into MTNMAMSEQRIFRGIPYVTGAASATLLAADLELSFWGGVDPRTGEIIDRFHPLSGRFMKDTILAIPGGRGSCGGSVIMMELILNGLGPKALIFERREEIITLGVMVAEELFDKTAAVVTLNPEDFCEALGWDGKTVHIRGELVSDAPLKADSANGAAKPTIDLNNFGVKLTDADRAMLDGASGEAAKISLKIIIRMADMMGAKELMDVSQAHVDGAWYGPGSNAFGQRLRDWDGKFQVPTTINALNVDQKRWRLLGIDAEFGSACDELAKAFVDMGGKISFTCAPYLLETAPRLGDPIAWGESNAVIYANSVLGARTLKNPNMLEAFIALTGRAPKAGVYVDENRFASTWLRVTPSEGADDSFWPILGYALGAIATTHIPVITGLEHLKPSNDDFKAFSAAFATSSSAPMFHMVNLTPEAPTLEAACANGMVPKAIDVDSKDLYAIWDEFNHGSEPREIDLVSFGNPHFSCREMKEVARLCQGRTKNDNVSVIVTCGRAQYSLASQAGYVGELEKFGVQFLQDTCWCSIEEPIIPKNTRTIMTNSGKYIHYGPGLTGRQFAFGSLEMCVDAACTGKTTGDPPSWLQEIPGLPVIKMLRLLLMLPNYLHPDWSILTCVQVSVKQINIKFLF; encoded by the exons ATGACGAACATGGCCATGTCAGAACAACGCATCTTTCGCGGTATCCCTTATGTCACTGGCGCCGCCAGTGCCACGTTGTTGGCAGCTGACCTTGAACTTAGTTTCTGGGGCGGTGTTGATCCAAGGACAGGCGAGATCATTGATAGGTTCCATCCGCTGAGCGGTCGTTTTATGAAAGATACCATCTTGGCAATACCTGGAGGTAGAGGATCATGCGGCGGCAGCGTCATTATGATGGAGCTCATCCTAAATGGCTTAGGCCCTAAGGCGTTGATCTTCGAGCGTCGCGAGGAGATCATCACACTAGGAGTTATGGTTGCCGAAGAATTGTTTGACAAGACGGCCGCCGTCGTTACGCTGAATCCAGAGGACTTCTGTGAAGCTCTAGGCTGGGATGGGAAGACTGTTCATATCCGGGGTGAACTAGTCTCGGATGCCCCCTTGAAGGCCGACTCTGCCAATGGAGCTGCCAAGCCTACCATTGACCTCAACAATTTCGGCGTCAAACTTACTGATGCCGACCGAGCGATGCTGGACGGAGCTAGTGGCGAAGCCGCTAAGATCTCGCTAAAGATCATTATCCGAATGGCGGACATGATGGGAGCCAAAGAGCTGATGGATGTCAGCCAAGCCCATGTAGATGGCGCCTGGTATGGGCCCGGTTCTAATGCGTTTGGTCAAAGACTTCGTGACTGGGATGGTAAATTCCAAGTTCCTACAACTATCAATGCGCTTAATGTCGATCAAAAACGTTGGCGGCTTCTCGGGATCGACGCAGAATTTGGATCAGCTTGTGACGAATTGGCGAAGGCTTTTGTCGACATGGGTGGCAAGATTTCATTCACATGCGCCCCGTATTTACTCGAGACTGCCCCTAGACTAGGTGATCCAATCGCCTGGGGAGAGTCCAACGCTGTTATCTATGCAAACAGTGTGCTTGGTGCGAGGACACTAAAGAACCCCAATATGCTTGAGGCTTTTATTGCCTTGACTGGCCGCGCGCCAAAGGCTGGGGTCTATGTTGATGAGAATCGCTTTGCGTCTACCTGGCTTAGAGTAACACCTTCCGAAGGGGCCGACGACTCATTCTGGCCTATCTTAGGCTACGCTCTTGGTGCTATTGCAACCACTCACATTCCGGTCATAACTGGGTTGGAACACCTAAAGCCAAGCAATGATGACTTCAAGGCGTTCTCAGCAGCATTTGCTACATCTTCTAGCGCTCCTATGTTCCACATGGTCAACTTAACTCCAGAGGCTCCTACCCTCGAGGCTGCATGCGCTAATGGTATGGTCCCTAAAGCTATTGATGTGGACTCGAAGGATCTATATGCTATCTGGGACGAGTTCAATCACGGCTCTGAGCCGCGAGAAATCGACCTTGTCTCGTTTGGCAACCCGCACTTCTCATGTcgagagatgaaagaggTAGCGAGGCTGTGCCaaggaagaacaaagaatgaTAATGTCTCCGTGATAGTTACCTGCGGCCGTGCTCAGTATAGCCTTGCCTCGCAAGCGGGTTACGTCGGGGAGCTTGAGAAGTTCGGGGTCCAGTTCTTACAAGACACTTGCTGGTGCTCTATCGAGGAACCCATTATTCCGAAGAATACTCGGACGATCATGACTAATTCTGGCAAGTATATCCACTATGGGCCTGGACTTACGGGCAGGCAATTTGCCTTTGGCAGCTTGGAGATGTGCGTCGATGCTGCGTGTACTGGGAAGACTACAGGGGACCCGCCGTCGTGGTTGCAGGAG ATCCCTGGTCTTCCTGTTATTAAGATGCTGCGACTACTACTCATGTTGCCTAACTACCTACATCCTGATTGGTCAATACTCACTTGTGTTCAAGTGTCAGTCAAgcaaataaatataaaatttttattttga
- a CDS encoding uncharacterized protein (predicted protein), which produces MKFISVIALLAPTVLAAGWIELIQEKCPDIPNRCLDIAKEAHDPVFDIVAATKATQTLPGCNPAYLECIKNMDDTYEPGATQGNPVTCVLQIAPDHFKYFLDNDSAEIPIPSNQNCPLRELHRVAHVELGSLA; this is translated from the exons ATGAAG TTCATCTCTGTTATCGCTCTCCTAGCCCCCACCGTCCTGGCCGCGGGCTGGATCGAACTCATCCAGGAAAAG TGCCCTGATATACCAAATCGGTGCCTTGATATTGCTAAGGAGGCCCATGACCCGGTGTTTGATATCGTTGCAGCTACAAAAGCTACACAGACCCTGCCGGGTTGTAACCCGGCCTATCTGGAATGTATCAAAAATATGGATG ATACTTATGAGCCAGGCGCTACTCAAGGAAATCCCGTTACATGCGTCCTACAAATTGCGCCTGATCATTTCAAGTACTTCCTCGACAATGACAGCGCTGAGATACCGATTCCGTCTAACCAAAACTGTCCATTGCGAGAGCTGCACCGCGTAGCGCACGTTGAACTGGGTTCCTTGGCATAA
- a CDS encoding uncharacterized protein (predicted protein) yields MTISKKLKKDLGGFWGPGTRDVLFLLRGLFAGGILVFAFGLKRWRVNYGLTSTREPSTKLAVPYRAKDSPTARSEYSHPDAVIVLTCLSWYYGGLSNEDLFSAFSHLLKTDQVDMEYQLWVKDAYQLPTKFQQLAGQERIRFCIAINVHHR; encoded by the exons ATGACCATATCCAAGAAACTGAAAAAGGATCTGGGGGGTTTCTGGGGACCTGGTACACGCGACGTCTTGTTTCTGTTACGGGGTCTTTTCGCGGGGGGTATACTGGTCTTTGCCTTCGGACTCAAGAGATGGCGTGTTAATTATGGCCTCACTTCAACTAGAGAGCCGTCTACGAAGCTTGCTGTTCCATATCGCGCTAAGGACAGCCCTACTGCACGTTCTGAATATAGCCACCCGGATGCAGTCATTGTACTAACCTGCCTGAGTTGGTACTATGGAGGTCTAAGCAACGAGGACCTCTTCAGTGCTTTCAGTCACCTCCTTAAGACTGACCAGGTTGACATGGAATATCAGCTGTGGGTAAAGGATGCTTATCAATTGCCAACAAAATTTCAACAGCTG GCGGGGCAGGAGCGTATTAGATTTTGTATTGCAATTAACGTGCATCACCGATAG